A stretch of Pseudomonas sp. CCC3.1 DNA encodes these proteins:
- a CDS encoding lipopolysaccharide kinase InaA family protein, translating into MAGWNLEPAYSALAPDFGSLDAVFALQGEPLTRDPLSDVIRVERGGVNYYVKRYTGAGKGLRRYVGRPRVKSEWQNLKRFAKWGIPTAEVVAWGLERRGAAYDRGALITRELPNTRDLSELADNNDPLLKDRAWVDGVSRQLARCTRIMHDHRFTHNDLKWRNLLIDDQAKLYLIDCPNGDFWRGFWLKYRITKDLACLDKVAKYHLTATQRLRFYFQYTGRTALNTADKERVRHIVRFFEGRE; encoded by the coding sequence ATGGCGGGTTGGAATCTGGAACCTGCTTACAGTGCGTTGGCCCCCGATTTTGGCAGTTTGGATGCGGTATTTGCCCTGCAGGGCGAACCGCTGACGCGCGACCCGTTATCGGACGTAATCCGCGTTGAGCGTGGTGGGGTCAATTACTACGTCAAACGCTACACCGGCGCGGGCAAAGGCTTGCGCCGTTATGTGGGGCGGCCACGGGTCAAGTCTGAATGGCAGAACCTCAAGCGCTTCGCCAAGTGGGGCATTCCCACTGCCGAAGTGGTTGCCTGGGGGCTTGAACGACGGGGTGCGGCGTACGATCGGGGCGCCTTGATCACCCGTGAACTGCCCAACACCCGCGACCTTTCCGAGTTGGCCGACAACAACGATCCGCTGCTCAAAGACCGGGCGTGGGTCGACGGCGTGAGCCGACAACTGGCGCGCTGCACGCGGATCATGCACGACCATCGTTTTACCCATAACGACTTGAAGTGGCGTAACTTGCTGATCGACGATCAGGCCAAGCTGTATTTGATCGACTGCCCGAACGGCGATTTCTGGCGTGGGTTCTGGCTCAAGTACCGCATCACCAAAGACCTGGCGTGCCTCGACAAAGTGGCCAAGTACCACCTGACAGCGACCCAGCGTCTGCGGTTTTACTTTCAATACACCGGACGCACTGCGCTCAACACGGCGGACAAAGAACGAGTCCGCCATATCGTGCGTTTTTTTGAGGGCCGGGAATGA
- the rfaP gene encoding lipopolysaccharide core heptose(I) kinase RfaP, which yields MKLILAEPFKSLWAGRDAFTEVERLEGEVYRELEGRRTLRTEVEGRGYFVKIHRGIGWGEVFKNLLTAKLPVLGAGQEWQAINRLHDVGVPTMTAVAYGEQGSNPAAQHSFIITEELAPTVSLEDFSINWLKEPPQPALKHALIAEVARMVGMMHRAGVNHRDCYICHFLLHTDKPVTADDFRLSVIDLHRAQTRAVISKRWRNKDLAALYFSALDIGLTPRDKLRFLRGYFQMPLRQILRDEARLLAWLEGKAQKLYERKVRYGDAL from the coding sequence ATGAAACTGATACTTGCCGAACCGTTCAAAAGCTTGTGGGCCGGACGCGATGCGTTCACCGAAGTCGAGCGTCTGGAGGGCGAGGTATACCGCGAACTTGAAGGCCGCCGTACCTTGCGTACGGAAGTTGAGGGGCGTGGTTATTTTGTAAAAATCCACCGTGGCATTGGTTGGGGTGAAGTGTTCAAAAACCTGCTCACGGCCAAACTCCCGGTGCTGGGCGCAGGCCAGGAATGGCAGGCGATCAATCGCTTGCACGACGTCGGCGTACCGACCATGACGGCTGTCGCCTATGGCGAACAGGGCAGTAACCCGGCCGCGCAGCACTCGTTCATCATCACCGAGGAACTGGCGCCGACTGTCAGCCTCGAAGATTTCAGCATCAACTGGCTCAAAGAGCCGCCGCAGCCCGCGCTCAAGCATGCACTGATCGCTGAAGTGGCGCGCATGGTCGGCATGATGCACCGCGCCGGTGTTAACCACCGCGACTGCTACATCTGCCACTTTTTGCTGCACACCGACAAACCGGTCACGGCAGATGACTTCCGCCTGTCAGTGATCGACCTGCATCGCGCCCAGACACGTGCCGTGATCAGCAAGCGCTGGCGCAACAAAGACCTGGCCGCGCTGTACTTCTCGGCGCTGGACATTGGCCTGACCCCGCGCGACAAACTGCGCTTTTTGCGTGGTTACTTCCAGATGCCGCTGCGCCAGATCCTGCGTGACGAAGCCCGCTTGCTGGCCTGGCTTGAAGGCAAAGCGCAAAAACTCTACGAGCGCAAAGTGCGCTATGGAGATGCTTTGTAA